Proteins from one Planctomyces sp. SH-PL62 genomic window:
- a CDS encoding methylated-DNA--[protein]-cysteine S-methyltransferase has translation MTSDGTIYHTTLRSPIGDLLIVSNGEALTGLYTEQARYARAVEDSWKPDPGPFREAERWLQAYFEGEPSPFDLRIAPRGTDFQHAVWSALRTLRFGERVGYGELARRLGRPGAGRAVGHANARNPISLVVPCHRVVGAGGGLTGYAGGLDRKLWLLEHEARCAARTGASRWSSAG, from the coding sequence ATGACGAGCGACGGGACGATCTATCATACGACCCTGCGGAGCCCGATCGGCGATCTATTGATCGTGTCGAACGGCGAGGCCCTCACGGGGCTGTACACCGAGCAGGCCCGCTACGCGAGGGCCGTCGAGGACTCCTGGAAGCCGGACCCGGGTCCGTTCCGCGAGGCCGAACGCTGGTTGCAAGCATACTTTGAAGGCGAGCCGAGCCCGTTCGACCTGCGGATCGCGCCGCGAGGGACCGACTTCCAGCACGCCGTCTGGTCCGCCCTGCGGACGCTTCGCTTCGGCGAGCGCGTCGGCTACGGCGAGCTGGCGCGTCGTCTCGGCCGGCCGGGCGCCGGCCGCGCGGTGGGGCACGCCAACGCCCGGAACCCGATCAGCCTGGTCGTCCCCTGCCACCGGGTCGTCGGCGCCGGGGGCGGGCTCACCGGGTACGCCGGCGGGCTGGACCGCAAGCTGTGGCTCCTGGAGCACGAGGCGAGATGCGCGGCCCGCACCGGGGCGTCGAGGTGGTCGTCCGCCGGGTGA
- a CDS encoding lipid-A-disaccharide synthase N-terminal domain-containing protein, with translation MSTYSNWLIIGFVGQGLFTARFVVQWMASEREGRVVVPSAFWWLSLLGAALLFSYAISRGDPVFAVGQSIGVFIYIRNLMIGSRKGERPEAAPAAGSLATLAPHFRAEAAAETIAGRT, from the coding sequence ATGTCTACCTATTCAAACTGGCTCATCATCGGCTTCGTCGGTCAGGGGCTGTTCACGGCGCGGTTCGTCGTGCAGTGGATGGCGTCGGAGCGAGAGGGCCGAGTCGTGGTGCCTTCGGCCTTCTGGTGGCTGAGCCTGCTGGGGGCGGCCTTGCTCTTCTCCTACGCGATTTCCCGCGGCGACCCGGTCTTCGCCGTGGGCCAATCGATAGGCGTCTTCATCTACATCCGTAATCTCATGATCGGATCGCGGAAGGGGGAACGCCCCGAGGCCGCGCCCGCCGCCGGATCGCTCGCGACGCTCGCGCCCCACTTCCGGGCCGAGGCCGCCGCCGAGACGATCGCCGGGCGGACCTGA
- a CDS encoding DUF1501 domain-containing protein, producing the protein MSRNPELDRVVAWNLARTRRHFFRDCGVGVGKMALASMLLQAQGKARASDAASANPSPFPTPADPLAPRPPHFAPRAKRVIFLFMAGAPSQLDLFDNKPELTRHDGKPIPPEVVKDQRYAFIRPDASLMSSRYRFARHGESGAELSEMLPNLAKVADEIAIVKSLHTDQFNHAPAQIFLNTGSPFPGRPCIGAWSVYGLGSESTDLPGFVVLSSGSGLSGGAALWSSGFLPTSYQGVPFRSKGDPILDVASPSGVDRKFDRDSLDLIRDLNRQHLGAVGDPEIATRISSYEMAFRMQASAPELMDLSGETAATLALYGAEPDQPSFALNCLVARRLVERGVRFVNLFHEGWDHHSDVAGGLKGSCGQTDRGAAALVMDLKQRGLLDDTLIVWGGEFGRTPMVESNAALGRSMGRDHHPQAFTMWLAGGGIKGGQTIGRTDDLGFHVVEDAVHIHDLQATLLHLLGMDHTRLTFKSQGRQFRLTDVSGEVVTKLLA; encoded by the coding sequence ATGTCACGGAATCCCGAACTGGATCGCGTCGTCGCCTGGAACCTGGCCCGCACGCGCCGCCACTTCTTCCGCGACTGCGGCGTGGGCGTGGGCAAGATGGCGCTCGCATCCATGCTGCTGCAAGCCCAGGGGAAGGCCCGCGCGTCCGACGCCGCCTCGGCGAATCCGTCCCCGTTCCCGACCCCCGCCGATCCGCTCGCGCCCCGGCCGCCGCACTTCGCGCCCCGGGCCAAGCGGGTCATCTTCCTGTTCATGGCCGGCGCGCCTAGCCAGCTCGACCTGTTCGACAACAAGCCCGAGCTGACCCGCCACGACGGCAAGCCGATCCCCCCCGAGGTCGTCAAGGACCAGCGGTACGCGTTCATCCGGCCCGACGCCAGCCTGATGTCGTCGCGGTATCGCTTCGCGAGGCACGGCGAATCGGGTGCCGAGCTGTCCGAGATGCTGCCGAACCTGGCGAAGGTCGCCGACGAGATCGCCATCGTCAAGTCGCTGCACACCGACCAGTTCAACCACGCCCCCGCGCAGATCTTCCTCAACACGGGCTCGCCGTTCCCGGGTCGGCCGTGCATCGGCGCGTGGTCGGTCTACGGCCTGGGGAGCGAGTCGACCGACCTGCCCGGCTTCGTCGTCCTGTCGTCCGGCAGCGGCCTCAGCGGCGGCGCGGCCCTGTGGTCCAGCGGCTTCCTCCCCACCTCGTACCAGGGGGTCCCCTTCCGCTCCAAGGGCGATCCGATCCTCGACGTCGCCAGCCCTTCGGGGGTGGACCGGAAGTTCGACCGCGACTCGCTCGACCTGATCCGCGACCTCAACCGCCAGCACCTCGGCGCCGTGGGCGACCCCGAGATCGCCACCCGGATCAGCTCTTACGAGATGGCCTTCCGCATGCAGGCGAGCGCCCCCGAGCTGATGGACCTCTCCGGCGAGACCGCCGCGACCCTGGCCCTCTACGGCGCGGAGCCGGACCAACCCTCGTTCGCGCTCAACTGCCTGGTCGCGAGGCGGCTGGTCGAGCGCGGGGTGCGGTTCGTCAACCTCTTCCATGAAGGCTGGGACCACCACTCCGACGTCGCCGGCGGCCTGAAGGGCTCGTGCGGGCAGACTGACCGGGGGGCCGCGGCGCTCGTGATGGACCTCAAGCAGCGCGGGCTGCTCGACGACACCCTGATCGTCTGGGGGGGCGAGTTCGGCCGCACGCCGATGGTCGAATCCAACGCCGCGCTGGGCCGCAGCATGGGACGCGACCACCACCCCCAGGCGTTCACGATGTGGCTCGCCGGCGGCGGGATCAAGGGGGGCCAGACGATCGGCCGGACCGACGACCTGGGCTTCCACGTCGTCGAGGACGCCGTCCACATCCATGACCTCCAGGCGACCCTCCTCCACCTGCTGGGGATGGATCACACCCGGCTGACGTTCAAATCCCAGGGCCGCCAGTTCCGGCTCACCGACGTCAGCGGCGAGGTCGTCACGAAGCTCCTGGCGTAG
- a CDS encoding nitroreductase family protein, which produces MYHDEIRRPTPDRPVHELVSRRWSPYAFSDRPVSHGDLLALFEAARWAASSYNEQPWSYLVATKADPEAFAKVLSCLVEGNQVWAAAAPVLAIGCTKRTFKLNGKPNAAAEHDLGASSASLTVEATARGLYVHQMIGILPDKVREAFQVPEDVKPLTGIAIGYLGDPATLPENLRPRDTEPKSRKPLAEFVFGDAWGTASPLMG; this is translated from the coding sequence ATGTATCACGATGAGATCCGACGGCCGACCCCCGACCGCCCCGTCCATGAGTTGGTCTCGCGGCGATGGAGCCCCTACGCGTTCTCCGACCGGCCCGTCTCCCACGGCGACCTGCTCGCGCTGTTCGAGGCCGCACGCTGGGCCGCCTCATCCTACAATGAGCAGCCGTGGTCGTACCTCGTCGCGACCAAGGCCGACCCGGAGGCGTTCGCGAAGGTCCTCTCCTGCCTGGTCGAGGGGAACCAGGTCTGGGCGGCGGCCGCGCCGGTGCTGGCGATCGGCTGCACGAAGCGGACCTTCAAGCTGAACGGCAAGCCCAACGCCGCCGCCGAGCACGACCTGGGCGCCTCCAGCGCCAGCCTGACCGTCGAGGCCACCGCGCGAGGCCTGTACGTCCACCAGATGATCGGCATCCTCCCCGACAAGGTGCGCGAGGCGTTCCAGGTCCCCGAGGACGTGAAGCCGTTGACGGGGATCGCCATCGGCTACCTCGGCGACCCCGCGACCCTCCCGGAGAACCTCCGCCCTCGCGACACCGAGCCCAAGTCCCGCAAGCCCCTCGCCGAGTTCGTCTTCGGCGACGCCTGGGGGACCGCCTCGCCGCTGATGGGTTGA
- a CDS encoding dihydrofolate reductase family protein: protein MKTIYYTATSLDGYIADRRNSLDWLLQFGDPGSDHQEFLAGVGAIAMGGTTYQWLLDNHIRPDSDAPQPWPYEPPTWVFTSRSRAVVPDADVRFVSGDVGPVHRRMVEAAAGKNVWLLGGGELVGRFHDQGLLDEIVVQVAPVTLGGGAPLLPRTIAMPPLRLASLKLLDAGLAQLHYEVPR from the coding sequence ATGAAGACGATCTATTACACCGCGACCAGCCTGGACGGCTACATCGCGGACCGGCGGAACTCGCTCGACTGGCTGCTCCAGTTCGGCGACCCGGGAAGCGACCACCAGGAGTTCCTCGCCGGCGTCGGCGCGATCGCGATGGGGGGGACGACCTACCAGTGGCTGCTGGACAACCACATTCGGCCCGATTCCGACGCCCCGCAGCCCTGGCCGTACGAGCCGCCGACCTGGGTCTTCACCTCCCGCTCGCGGGCCGTCGTCCCGGACGCCGACGTCCGCTTCGTGAGCGGGGACGTCGGCCCGGTCCACCGGCGGATGGTCGAGGCGGCCGCCGGCAAGAACGTCTGGCTCCTCGGCGGGGGCGAGTTGGTCGGCCGGTTCCACGACCAGGGCCTGCTCGACGAGATCGTCGTGCAGGTCGCGCCCGTGACGCTGGGCGGTGGCGCCCCGCTCCTCCCCCGCACGATCGCGATGCCTCCGCTGCGGCTCGCGTCGCTCAAGCTCCTGGACGCCGGGCTCGCGCAGCTCCACTACGAGGTGCCCCGCTGA
- a CDS encoding glycosyltransferase family 2 protein, translating into MKSTPTGRPHFFDPSGRPPRTWRRDEGAAIAESSEGPPPFLSVVVPAKDEAESLPQLVTEIVAALRPLCRRDEPAASRLRGFEILIIDDGSTDATPQVLRDLEADHPELRPIRLRANVGQSGATAVGFRAARGAWIATLDADLQNDPADLETLWRELPGYDAALGWRRLRRDKWSRRLVSRWANRVRNAVLGQSIRDTGCSVRIFRRDLALRLPLFHGVHRFLGPLLIREGAKVVQVPVNHRARPHGASHYNFRNRSFRVVVDLLGVSWLMRRPLRYEAFEAHVPEPAVAADEAFDRRRTGELAA; encoded by the coding sequence GTGAAGTCGACACCCACGGGACGGCCGCATTTCTTCGATCCCTCCGGCCGACCCCCCCGGACCTGGAGGCGGGACGAGGGGGCGGCGATCGCCGAATCCTCGGAAGGTCCGCCCCCATTCCTCTCGGTGGTCGTGCCGGCCAAGGACGAGGCCGAGAGCCTCCCGCAACTGGTGACGGAGATCGTCGCGGCCCTGCGCCCGCTCTGCCGTCGCGACGAGCCCGCGGCCTCCCGGCTGCGCGGGTTCGAGATCCTGATCATCGACGACGGCTCGACCGACGCCACGCCCCAGGTCCTCCGCGATCTGGAGGCGGACCACCCCGAACTGCGGCCGATCCGCCTGCGGGCGAACGTCGGCCAGTCGGGCGCCACGGCCGTCGGCTTCCGCGCGGCGCGGGGGGCCTGGATCGCCACCCTTGACGCCGACCTTCAGAACGACCCGGCCGACCTGGAGACCCTCTGGCGCGAGCTGCCGGGGTACGACGCGGCCCTGGGCTGGCGACGGCTGCGCCGCGACAAGTGGAGCCGACGGCTGGTCAGCCGGTGGGCGAATCGGGTCCGCAACGCGGTCCTCGGCCAGTCGATCCGCGACACCGGCTGTTCGGTCCGGATCTTCCGGCGCGACCTGGCGCTGCGGCTCCCGCTGTTCCACGGCGTCCATCGTTTCCTCGGCCCGCTCTTGATCCGCGAGGGGGCGAAGGTCGTCCAGGTCCCGGTGAACCACCGCGCCCGGCCGCACGGAGCCTCGCACTACAACTTCCGCAATCGATCGTTCCGCGTGGTGGTCGACCTGCTGGGGGTCTCCTGGCTGATGCGGCGCCCCCTGCGTTACGAGGCGTTCGAGGCCCACGTCCCGGAGCCGGCGGTCGCGGCCGACGAGGCGTTCGACCGCCGCCGCACCGGGGAACTCGCGGCCTGA
- a CDS encoding AlkA N-terminal domain-containing protein, producing MELEPDLCHRVLTARDARFDGLFFVGVTSTRIYCRPICPARTPRRDRCRFFPGASAAEQAGFRPCLRCRPELAPGSAPVDAVGRTARLAASRIGAGAMDEEGGVEALAGEMGVGSRHLRRVLRQELGVSPVALAQTHRLLLAKQLLTDTAMPIIDVAFASGFSSVRRFNALFLARYRLTPRDIRRSRGREIAGGEIRLTLAYRPPLAWDSMLRFLGDRAVAGVEAVVGGSYLRTVAIGEARGWLKVEPDAARHALRVELPMSLAPALPRVLGRLRDLFDLDARPDVIDDHLGRDARLRGTVAGLRVPGAFDGFELAARAVLGQQVSVRAATTLAGRFASAFGEPIETPFPQLDRLAPSPARVAEAAPGELAALGLVAARAECLGALAKAARDRLVSLEPGPDPVACMERLTEIPGVGPWTAAYIGMRGLRWPDAFPHADLVLRKALGGRTAREVLEAAEPWRPWRAYAAMRLWNGSGKLEGREEAR from the coding sequence ATGGAGCTTGAGCCCGACCTCTGCCACCGCGTCCTGACCGCCCGCGACGCCCGTTTCGACGGGCTGTTCTTCGTGGGGGTGACGTCCACGCGGATCTACTGTCGCCCGATCTGCCCGGCGCGGACGCCCAGGCGGGACCGCTGCCGGTTCTTCCCCGGCGCCTCCGCCGCGGAGCAGGCGGGGTTTCGCCCTTGCCTGCGATGCCGCCCGGAGCTGGCGCCGGGCTCCGCGCCGGTGGATGCTGTCGGCCGGACGGCGCGGCTTGCGGCGAGCCGGATCGGCGCGGGGGCGATGGACGAAGAGGGGGGCGTAGAGGCCCTCGCCGGCGAGATGGGCGTCGGCTCACGGCACCTCAGGCGGGTGCTCCGCCAGGAACTCGGGGTCTCGCCGGTCGCGCTCGCCCAGACGCATCGCCTGCTGCTCGCGAAGCAGCTTTTGACCGATACGGCGATGCCGATCATCGACGTCGCGTTCGCCAGCGGGTTCTCCAGCGTCCGGCGGTTCAACGCCCTGTTCCTCGCCCGGTATCGGCTCACCCCGCGCGACATCCGCAGGTCGCGAGGACGGGAGATCGCCGGCGGCGAGATCCGGCTGACGCTCGCGTACCGTCCTCCGCTCGCCTGGGATTCGATGCTCCGGTTCCTCGGCGATCGGGCCGTCGCGGGCGTCGAGGCCGTGGTCGGCGGGTCGTACCTGCGCACCGTCGCGATCGGCGAGGCGCGGGGTTGGCTGAAGGTCGAGCCCGACGCGGCCCGCCACGCGCTCCGGGTGGAGCTGCCGATGAGCCTGGCGCCCGCCCTGCCCCGCGTCCTCGGCCGCCTCCGCGACCTGTTCGATCTCGACGCCCGCCCCGACGTGATCGACGACCACCTGGGCCGCGACGCTCGGCTCCGCGGCACGGTCGCCGGGCTCCGCGTCCCGGGGGCGTTCGACGGCTTCGAGCTGGCCGCCCGCGCGGTGCTGGGCCAGCAGGTTTCGGTGCGCGCGGCGACGACGCTCGCGGGGCGGTTCGCCTCGGCCTTCGGCGAGCCGATCGAGACCCCGTTCCCGCAACTCGACCGTCTCGCCCCCTCGCCGGCGCGCGTCGCCGAGGCCGCCCCCGGCGAGCTGGCCGCCCTGGGGCTGGTCGCGGCCCGGGCGGAATGCCTGGGTGCGTTGGCGAAGGCCGCGCGCGACAGGCTCGTCTCGCTCGAGCCGGGGCCGGACCCCGTCGCCTGCATGGAACGGCTGACGGAGATCCCTGGCGTCGGCCCGTGGACCGCCGCCTACATCGGCATGCGCGGCCTGCGCTGGCCGGACGCCTTCCCCCACGCGGACCTCGTGCTGCGCAAGGCCCTGGGGGGGCGGACCGCTCGCGAGGTGCTGGAAGCGGCCGAGCCGTGGCGGCCCTGGCGGGCGTACGCGGCGATGCGTCTTTGGAACGGGTCGGGAAAACTCGAAGGACGGGAGGAGGCGCGATGA
- a CDS encoding DUF1559 domain-containing protein yields the protein MQQIHRRDRGFTLIELLVVIAIIAVLIALLLPAVQSAREAARRAQCINNLKQMGLGMHNYHTSNNSFPMGVSSSYNVPNGGCVAWAGWSAQALLLGYMEQQSIYNAANFNFDPILNQGDVNNQTVWRTKISSFLCPSDPNAGRTYYNSYYASRGTTIDIDWGIRQDPPPNCGGKKSSGLFSYQQSYGIADCTDGSSNTIAFSEGVVGSGNSRPAPYVSGVNVDSLGSWGSNLTALQDVNNMLTMGEVAPGATMSGILQTCSAGFQTATAGNGLQTNRGYHWAWGCETFTLFSTIVPPSSTQYRWSACRFGCQGCGVESSDHSHITNANSNHPGGANVLLGDGSTRFVKGSVAMNIWWALGTKAGGEIISSDAY from the coding sequence ATGCAGCAGATTCATCGTCGCGATCGGGGGTTCACCCTGATCGAGCTCCTGGTGGTGATTGCGATCATCGCCGTGCTCATCGCGCTCTTGCTGCCCGCCGTGCAATCCGCGCGCGAGGCCGCTCGTCGCGCGCAGTGCATCAACAACCTCAAGCAGATGGGCTTGGGGATGCACAACTACCACACGTCGAACAACTCGTTCCCGATGGGCGTCTCGTCGTCCTACAACGTCCCGAACGGCGGCTGCGTCGCCTGGGCCGGCTGGAGCGCGCAGGCCCTGCTGCTGGGCTACATGGAGCAGCAGTCGATCTACAACGCCGCCAACTTCAATTTCGACCCGATCTTGAACCAGGGCGACGTCAATAATCAGACGGTCTGGAGGACCAAGATCTCCTCCTTCCTCTGCCCGTCCGACCCCAACGCCGGCCGGACGTACTACAACAGCTATTACGCCAGCCGCGGCACGACGATCGACATCGACTGGGGCATCCGTCAGGATCCCCCGCCGAATTGCGGCGGCAAGAAGAGCAGCGGCCTGTTCTCGTACCAGCAGTCCTACGGCATCGCCGACTGCACCGACGGCTCGTCGAACACGATCGCCTTCAGCGAGGGCGTCGTGGGCTCGGGCAACAGCCGGCCCGCCCCCTACGTCTCGGGCGTGAACGTCGACAGCCTGGGCAGCTGGGGCAGCAACCTGACGGCCCTGCAGGACGTCAACAACATGCTGACCATGGGCGAGGTCGCCCCGGGCGCCACCATGAGCGGCATCCTCCAGACCTGCAGCGCGGGCTTCCAGACGGCGACCGCGGGCAACGGCCTGCAGACCAACCGCGGCTATCACTGGGCCTGGGGCTGCGAGACCTTCACCCTGTTCAGCACCATCGTGCCGCCGAGCTCGACCCAGTACCGCTGGTCCGCCTGCCGGTTCGGCTGCCAGGGTTGCGGCGTGGAGTCCTCGGACCACTCGCACATCACCAACGCCAACAGCAACCATCCCGGCGGTGCCAACGTCCTCCTGGGCGACGGCTCCACCCGGTTCGTCAAGGGCTCCGTGGCCATGAACATCTGGTGGGCCCTGGGCACCAAGGCCGGCGGCGAGATCATCAGCTCCGACGCTTATTGA
- a CDS encoding BON domain-containing protein — protein sequence MNSFKRFGMAAALGAGLVAGGMVVRAQQEPGPIERAGEKLDEAGRSLRQGLERGFNRTKEAVRETFETTRAKVNDMSIEARVYGRLHWDKQLETSAFELSSEAQGIVTLRGSVPSVEAKKHAVDLAAETVGVTRVVDQLAVQTATQATEVEVRTKTVTPAPAERVRPRVKATAPVTSPQD from the coding sequence ATGAACAGCTTCAAGCGATTCGGCATGGCGGCGGCCCTGGGCGCGGGGCTCGTCGCGGGCGGGATGGTCGTCCGCGCCCAGCAGGAGCCGGGGCCCATCGAGCGGGCCGGCGAGAAGCTGGACGAGGCGGGGAGGTCGCTCCGTCAGGGGCTCGAACGCGGCTTCAACCGGACCAAGGAGGCGGTCCGCGAGACGTTCGAAACGACCCGCGCCAAGGTCAACGACATGAGCATCGAGGCCCGCGTCTACGGCCGCTTGCACTGGGACAAGCAGCTTGAGACCAGCGCCTTCGAACTCTCGTCCGAGGCCCAGGGCATCGTCACGCTTCGCGGTTCGGTCCCCAGCGTCGAGGCCAAGAAGCACGCGGTCGACCTGGCCGCCGAAACCGTTGGCGTCACCCGCGTCGTCGATCAGCTCGCCGTCCAGACCGCGACCCAGGCGACCGAAGTCGAGGTCCGCACCAAGACCGTGACCCCGGCCCCGGCGGAGCGCGTCCGGCCTCGAGTTAAGGCCACCGCCCCCGTGACCTCGCCGCAGGACTGA
- a CDS encoding PSD1 and planctomycete cytochrome C domain-containing protein — protein sequence MGRCIAIGLGFVWTFVLVAGGAPAALAQDEQPAELPPPATRQVDFAKDVAPLLERSCQRCHGPKKHQGGLVLHDRERAMAGGDSGPIIETGRSAESLLIQVVARTDPDYAMPPEGAGDPLTADEVGLLRAWIDQGADWGDEASAESHAGSDHWAFLPPQSPPIPEPALADRARNPIDRFILARLEQEGIEPSPEADRRTLIRRLSLDLVGLPPTPDEIDGFLADDRPDAYERLVDHLLASPRYGEQWARHWLDRARYADTNGYEKDRERSIWPYRDWVVRALNADMPFDRFTVEQIAGDLLPNPTVDQLAATGFHRNTMINEEGGIDVEEFRFAAVVDRVATTGSTWLGLTIQCAQCHTHKYDPITQREYYRLFAFLDNADEPEIEIPDPEIAARRDAIEARAREMEAALADRYPTEGPDSLASRLAAWEASLRPTRWTVATPMKVVSRKHATMTVLPDGSVLASGDKPNNDVYEVDLKVERPGVTAIRLEVLPDPSLPEGGPGRAPLFQVGDFLLTEVKAEARPEGSSGPPTDLKIARATEDFAAQGRSAALAVDGVTDTGWSVSGGVGKPHAAVFELAEDLGAGELRLTLHQEFIHQTTIGRFRISFASDPRPISASGVPAAIEEILLTPPSGRTEDQARALAAHYLSIAPETTDARKPIDALRASAPRFATTMILRERAAEHARTTHIHKRGEFLKVADPVEPGVPAVLHPLPPGAPADRLTFARWLVAPENPLVGRVAMNQAWQALFGRGLVTTPEDFGTQGSRPTHPELLDWLATEFPRRGWSLKAMHRLMVTSATYRQDSRATPEQIARDPRNELLARGPRFRVGAETIRDVALAVAGLLDSRVGGPSVRPPQPEGATSLSYGQEAWKSSVGADRYRRGLYTFLKRTAPYAAFATMDAPTPEVACMRRERSNTPLQALAMLNDVVFIEAAQALARRIVREAPSPSPDDRLDRAFLLALGRPPRDDERPRVLAYYHDQLARFRDGGLDAAQVAGANVEAAPSPLLAAPEAADVPDLAAWTAVARVLLNLDETVTRE from the coding sequence ATGGGACGTTGCATCGCGATCGGGCTCGGATTCGTCTGGACTTTCGTACTCGTGGCCGGGGGGGCGCCCGCCGCGCTCGCCCAGGATGAGCAACCCGCCGAACTGCCGCCGCCCGCGACTCGCCAGGTCGATTTCGCGAAGGACGTGGCCCCCTTGCTGGAGCGCAGCTGCCAGCGCTGCCACGGCCCGAAGAAGCACCAGGGGGGCCTGGTCCTGCACGATCGCGAGCGAGCCATGGCCGGCGGCGACAGCGGCCCGATCATCGAGACCGGCCGCTCCGCCGAGAGCCTCCTGATCCAGGTCGTCGCCCGCACCGACCCCGACTACGCCATGCCCCCGGAAGGTGCCGGCGACCCCCTCACCGCCGACGAGGTCGGCCTCCTCCGCGCCTGGATCGACCAGGGCGCGGACTGGGGCGACGAGGCGTCGGCCGAGTCGCACGCCGGCTCCGACCACTGGGCGTTCCTCCCCCCCCAGTCCCCGCCGATTCCCGAGCCGGCCCTCGCCGACCGGGCTCGCAACCCGATCGACCGCTTCATCCTCGCGAGGCTCGAACAGGAGGGCATCGAGCCCTCGCCAGAGGCCGACCGCCGGACCCTGATCCGCCGCCTGAGCCTCGACCTCGTCGGGCTGCCGCCGACCCCCGATGAGATCGACGGATTCCTCGCCGACGACCGTCCCGACGCCTACGAACGCCTGGTCGACCACCTGCTGGCCTCGCCCCGCTACGGCGAGCAGTGGGCCCGGCACTGGCTCGACCGCGCCCGGTACGCCGACACCAACGGTTATGAGAAGGACCGCGAACGTTCGATCTGGCCCTACCGCGACTGGGTCGTCCGGGCGCTCAACGCCGACATGCCCTTCGATCGGTTCACGGTCGAGCAGATCGCCGGCGACCTCCTGCCGAACCCGACCGTCGACCAGCTCGCGGCGACGGGCTTCCACCGCAACACGATGATCAACGAGGAAGGCGGGATCGACGTCGAGGAGTTCCGCTTCGCGGCCGTCGTCGACCGCGTCGCCACCACGGGCTCCACCTGGCTCGGCCTCACCATCCAGTGCGCCCAATGCCACACGCATAAATACGACCCGATCACCCAGCGCGAATACTACCGCCTCTTCGCCTTCCTCGACAACGCCGACGAGCCCGAGATCGAGATCCCCGACCCGGAGATCGCCGCCCGCCGCGACGCCATCGAGGCCCGCGCGAGAGAGATGGAAGCGGCCCTCGCGGACCGCTATCCGACCGAAGGCCCCGATTCGCTCGCGTCCCGGCTCGCCGCCTGGGAGGCCTCGCTCCGCCCCACGCGCTGGACCGTCGCGACGCCGATGAAGGTCGTTTCTCGCAAGCACGCCACGATGACCGTGCTGCCCGACGGCTCGGTCCTGGCCTCGGGCGACAAGCCGAACAACGACGTCTACGAGGTCGACCTCAAGGTCGAGCGGCCGGGGGTCACGGCGATCCGCCTCGAAGTCCTCCCCGATCCGAGCCTCCCCGAAGGGGGCCCCGGCCGCGCGCCCCTCTTCCAGGTCGGCGACTTCCTGCTGACCGAGGTGAAGGCCGAGGCCCGTCCCGAGGGCTCGTCCGGGCCGCCGACGGACCTGAAGATCGCCCGCGCGACCGAGGACTTCGCCGCGCAGGGGCGCTCGGCCGCGCTGGCGGTCGACGGCGTCACCGACACGGGATGGAGCGTCTCCGGCGGCGTCGGCAAGCCCCACGCCGCCGTCTTCGAACTGGCCGAGGACCTGGGCGCGGGCGAGCTTCGGCTGACCCTCCACCAGGAGTTCATCCACCAGACCACCATCGGCCGGTTCCGCATCTCGTTCGCCTCCGATCCCCGCCCGATCTCCGCGTCGGGCGTCCCCGCCGCGATCGAGGAGATCCTGCTGACGCCCCCCTCCGGCCGCACCGAGGATCAGGCCCGCGCGCTCGCGGCCCACTACCTGTCGATCGCCCCCGAGACGACCGACGCCCGGAAGCCGATCGACGCGCTCCGTGCGTCGGCGCCCCGATTCGCCACGACGATGATCCTGCGCGAGCGGGCGGCCGAGCACGCGCGGACGACCCATATCCACAAGCGCGGGGAGTTCTTGAAGGTCGCCGATCCGGTCGAACCGGGCGTCCCGGCGGTCCTCCACCCCCTACCCCCCGGCGCGCCGGCGGATCGGCTGACGTTCGCCCGCTGGCTGGTCGCGCCCGAGAATCCGCTGGTCGGCCGCGTCGCCATGAACCAGGCCTGGCAGGCGTTGTTCGGCCGGGGCCTGGTGACGACCCCCGAGGACTTCGGCACCCAGGGCTCGCGACCCACCCACCCGGAACTGCTCGACTGGCTGGCGACCGAATTCCCCCGACGAGGCTGGAGCCTCAAGGCCATGCATCGGCTGATGGTCACCAGCGCCACCTATCGCCAGGACAGCCGCGCGACGCCGGAGCAGATCGCCCGCGACCCGAGGAACGAGCTGCTGGCGCGCGGGCCTCGGTTCCGGGTGGGGGCCGAGACGATCCGCGACGTGGCCCTCGCCGTCGCCGGCCTGCTCGATTCGCGGGTGGGCGGGCCCAGCGTCCGGCCTCCGCAGCCCGAAGGCGCGACCTCGCTGTCGTACGGCCAGGAGGCGTGGAAGTCGAGCGTGGGAGCCGACCGCTACCGTCGCGGCCTCTACACGTTCCTCAAGCGGACCGCGCCCTACGCCGCGTTCGCCACGATGGACGCCCCCACCCCCGAGGTCGCTTGCATGCGCCGGGAACGGTCCAACACGCCGCTCCAGGCGCTGGCGATGCTCAACGACGTCGTCTTCATCGAGGCCGCGCAGGCCCTCGCCCGACGGATCGTCCGCGAGGCTCCCTCGCCGTCGCCCGACGACCGGCTCGATCGCGCGTTCCTCCTCGCGCTGGGCCGCCCCCCCCGCGACGACGAGCGCCCGCGCGTCCTCGCCTACTACCACGACCAGCTCGCCCGCTTCCGCGACGGCGGCCTCGACGCCGCGCAGGTCGCCGGCGCGAACGTCGAGGCGGCCCCCTCGCCCCTGCTCGCCGCGCCGGAGGCGGCCGACGTCCCCGACCTCGCCGCCTGGACGGCCGTCGCCCGCGTGCTCCTGAACCTGGACGAGACCGTGACCAGGGAATGA